The following nucleotide sequence is from Lacinutrix sp. Hel_I_90.
ACGATGTACAGCACTTTGGCTTTTTTAGAAAAAGATTTAAAACCTCACTTTGGAAACTTGCTGAAGATTGGATTGAGAAACACACCTAGACTAATGCGCTACACCTAGCTGTGAACAAACAGGCATGATGATGGTACGCTCTTTTCTCTGCAATAGACATCGGGAAACGCCTAACGTTTTCTCTTGTAAGATTTTATTGTATCGTCAAGTTTTGGTAGGTCTACATGAGGGTTAAAGAAAAAGTAAGGTCCAAAAACCCATAAACTATTTTAGAATTAAATCTTAATTAATAACACTTCCATTTTATTTAATCGCACGCTATTATTTTTATTGAGATTCGTAAATTATGGCTTCATTTAAAACATATCATTATGGATTCTAAAAATAAAATGCCAAAACAAAACAAGCAAGATAAACAAGCGCAAGCAATCAACAAAAAAGGTGTACCAACAGACGGTGAGGAAATTAACCACCAAATTAAGGATAAAAAGGAGGTGCACCAGCCAAGAGACAATGCTTAAACCTTTTTCGAGTAACTCTACTAAAGAAAAAAGCCTTTCAGCTAATTAGCTGAAAGGCTTTTTAAATATTAAAACGATTTAGACTAAGCTTTCACTTCTTCTGATTCTTCTTCTTTTACTTTGTTTTTAAGCGCCTGTGTAGCATCTCCTTTTTTCACTGTATCGTACATAACTGGTGTTGCGATAAATAATGATGAGTAAGTACCCACAATAACACCTACAATTAAAGCGAACATGAATCCTCTAATTGATTCTCCACCAAAAATAAAGATCGCTAACAACACGATTAATGTTGTTAAAGAGGTGTTTAATGTTCTACTTAATGTAGAGCTTAATGATTTGTCGATAACCTTATCAAACGGCCATGAACTGTGCTCATTAAAGAATTCACGAATTCTATCGAAGACCACCACCGTATCGTTTAATGAGTAACCAATTACTGTTAGAATCGCGGCAATAAAAGCCTGATCGATTTCTAAAGAGAATGGCATAAATTTGTAGGTCAAAGAAAATACACCTAATACGATTAATACATCATGAAAAACTGCTGCAACCGCACCAAGTGAGAATTGCCATCTCTTAAAACGTAATAAAATGTATAAGAACACAACAATTAATGACCCTAATACCGCCCAGAAAGACGCCGATTTAATATCATCTGCAATGGTTGGACTTACCTTATATTTTTTCATTAATCCAGCTGATTTGCCTTCTGTATTATCAATAAAGGCTGCATAATCCATACCATTTAAATGTGGTTGTAAAGCATCAAATAAGGTTTGTCTTATGGCCTCATCTGCTTCTTCTGAAGCTTCGTTAATTCTATATTTCGTTGTAATTTTTAACTGATTATCCTCACCAAACGTTTTAGCATCTGCACTACCAAATACTGCTGGGTCTGACAATGTTTTTGTAATCTCTGAGGCACTTACTGGCTGATCGAAACGCACTTGATAGGTTCTACCTCCAACAAAATCCACACCTTCATCTAAACCATTTGTTGCTAATGACACCAAACTTCCTACAATTAAAATCCCTGAAATAATGAAAGCCACTTTTCGCTTTTTAAGGAAAGCGATATCAATATTTACAAACAAGTTTTTAGTAATCCCTGTAGTGAACTCTAATTTTCCTCCTCTTCCAACATACCAGTCTACTAATAATCTAGTAATAAAGATTGCTGTAAATAAAGACGTTGCAATACCTATTAATAAAGTGGTTGCAAAACCTTTTATGGGTCCTGTACCAAATAAGAATAAGATTAATGCCGTTAGACCTGTAGTAATGTTGGCATCTAAAATTGAAGATAATGCATTACTAAAGCCATCTTTAATCGCTATTTTTTGATCTTTACCTTTGTCGATTTCCTCTCGAATTCTCTCAAAGATAAGTACGTTTGCATCAACAGACATACCGATAGTTAATACAATACCGGCAATACCAGGTAAGGTTAATACCGCTTTAAATGCGCCTACAAGAATACCGAAAATTAATAAGATATTTAATAACATCGCGATGTCTGCAAACAAACCTGCTTTACCGTAATAAAACACCATCCAGATTAATACTAATGCTAATGCAATTAAAAATGACATAGTACCACTATCTATAGCTTCTTGACCTAATGTTGGCCCTACTTCATCACTTTGAATAATGGTTGCTTTTGCTGGTAACTTACCTGCACGTAGTACGTTCGCTAAATCGACCGCTTCATTTACTGTGAAATTTCCAGAGATTTGAGAATTCCCACCTGCAATTGGACCATTATTAATACCAGGTGCAGAATACACCAAGCTATCTAAAACAATCGCAATCTGGTTTTGCTCTTTAAAAGCTCTTGTTGTCATTTCTTCCCAAATTTTTGCACCTTGTGCATCCATTTGCATGTTTACAATCACCTCATTTTTTAAATCATAATCCTGTCTTGCATCGTCAATACTTCCTTTTAAAGGCGCTACATCTTCTCTGTTCCCTTCTAATGAATATAACGCAACTTGCTCGCTTCCTTTTTCTGGCTTTCCAAATAAGAATTTTACGTTTTTAGCATCTGATGGTAATAATGCTTTAGCCTCTTTAGAAGACAACATTGCTAATACCTTCTTAGTATCTGAGATATTAAAGGTGCCCACTGTTGAACCAAAACCTGGTCCTTTTATTAAATCTAAAAACGGATTAACGACAACCTCAACTTCATTGTCTTCTCCTGTTAATTCAGAAATTACATCTGACGCTTCTGCCACTTCTTCCTGATCTACATCAGCGACCTCACCTTCTTCTGTTTCCGCCGTAGCTTCTTCAGTCGTCTCTTTTTCTTTTAGTGACTCGTTAAGGGCTTGAAAAAATTCTCCTAATTTTGCTGAATCATAGCCAAACCAAAACTCTAATTCGGCTGTGCCAGTAATTAAAGCTTTTGCACGTTCAATATCTTTAACCCCTGGTAATTCAACTAAAATTTTCCCAGACGTTCCTAAACGTTGAATGTTTGGTGAGGCTACACCAAATTGGTCAATACGGGTACGTAATACTTGTAATGCTGAAACAATTGATTCGTCAATTTTTTTAGATAACGCATCTTTTACTTCGTCATCAGACATTCCTATGGTAACAATTTTAGCTTCAGATAAAG
It contains:
- the secDF gene encoding protein translocase subunit SecDF, which encodes MQNKGLVKLFAVLFGLVSIYQLSFSVKNSSIENKAEDMAIAKYDTSVEDFKTKRKEFEVNYLDSLSNSKENIFLGETYAKVKDNSLKLGLDLKGGLEAILQVSVRDILKGLANNSMDPTFNKALDATDELQKSSQNDYIDDFYDEFDKIKGDKKLASPDIFATRSLSEAKIVTIGMSDDEVKDALSKKIDESIVSALQVLRTRIDQFGVASPNIQRLGTSGKILVELPGVKDIERAKALITGTAELEFWFGYDSAKLGEFFQALNESLKEKETTEEATAETEEGEVADVDQEEVAEASDVISELTGEDNEVEVVVNPFLDLIKGPGFGSTVGTFNISDTKKVLAMLSSKEAKALLPSDAKNVKFLFGKPEKGSEQVALYSLEGNREDVAPLKGSIDDARQDYDLKNEVIVNMQMDAQGAKIWEEMTTRAFKEQNQIAIVLDSLVYSAPGINNGPIAGGNSQISGNFTVNEAVDLANVLRAGKLPAKATIIQSDEVGPTLGQEAIDSGTMSFLIALALVLIWMVFYYGKAGLFADIAMLLNILLIFGILVGAFKAVLTLPGIAGIVLTIGMSVDANVLIFERIREEIDKGKDQKIAIKDGFSNALSSILDANITTGLTALILFLFGTGPIKGFATTLLIGIATSLFTAIFITRLLVDWYVGRGGKLEFTTGITKNLFVNIDIAFLKKRKVAFIISGILIVGSLVSLATNGLDEGVDFVGGRTYQVRFDQPVSASEITKTLSDPAVFGSADAKTFGEDNQLKITTKYRINEASEEADEAIRQTLFDALQPHLNGMDYAAFIDNTEGKSAGLMKKYKVSPTIADDIKSASFWAVLGSLIVVFLYILLRFKRWQFSLGAVAAVFHDVLIVLGVFSLTYKFMPFSLEIDQAFIAAILTVIGYSLNDTVVVFDRIREFFNEHSSWPFDKVIDKSLSSTLSRTLNTSLTTLIVLLAIFIFGGESIRGFMFALIVGVIVGTYSSLFIATPVMYDTVKKGDATQALKNKVKEEESEEVKA